Proteins encoded in a region of the Zea mays cultivar B73 chromosome 2, Zm-B73-REFERENCE-NAM-5.0, whole genome shotgun sequence genome:
- the LOC100285504 gene encoding uncharacterized protein LOC100285504, with product MAAAVESVVVVHNVAKRHNVGTLARSATAFGVAEVVVVGRRDVSAFGSHGATSHLRFRHFVSLALARAYLKDERGCDICGVEITDDAQPVTAHPFRRSTAFLFGNEGTGLSQKECEICDFFVYIPQYGGGTASLNVTVAASIVLHHFGVWAGFTERGREGNKFVVAERPQGHSRGLYCTDSVEAVVEERKMRKENACDVLEENGCSHLQESNGLDLMFAD from the exons atggcggcggcggtTGAGAGCGTGGTGGTGGTCCATAACGTGGCGAAGCGGCACAACGTGGGGACGCTGGCGCGGAGCGCGACGGCGTTCGGCGTCGCGGAGGTGGTCGTCGTCGGCCGCCGCGATGTCAGCGCCTTTGGCAGCCATGGCGCCACCTCGCACCTTCGCTTCCGTCACTTCGTCTCTCTCGCGCTCGCCCGCGCCTACCTCAAG GATGAGAGAGGATGTGACATTTGCGGCGTGGAAATCACCGACGACGCGCAGCCGGTGACCGCCCACCCGTTCCGTCGGAGCACTGCGTTCCTCTTCGGCAATGAG GGTACTGGACTTTCACAAAAAGAGTGCGAGATCTGTGACTTCTTTGTCTACATCCCTCAGTATGGTGGTGGAACTGCATCTCTCAACGTTACTGTTGCAGCTTCAATTGTTCTCCACCACTTTGGGG TCTGGGCTGGCTTTACTGAACGAGGCCGAGAGGGCAACAAATTCGTGGTCGCTGAAAGACCACAGGGGCACTCGAGGGGACTTTACTGTACAGACTCGGTTGAAGCAGTGGTTGAAGAGCGGAAAATGCGAAAAGAAAATGCCTGCGATGTACTCGAGGAAAATGGGTGCAGCCACCTTCAGGAATCAAACGGTCTAGACTTGATGTTTGCAGACTAG